The region GATGCGATAGAATGTTACAAGATGGCAATCATCAATCAAGAATCGCCCATGGATGAGCCATATTTGGCTTTAGCTGAAGAGTACAAATTATTGGAGGATTTTAACAGTGCCAAAGAATGTTTAGAGAAGGCATATGAAATTGATGAAGATAATTTAGACACGATACAAGACCTGGCATATTGTTACGATCACTTAGGTAATTTCAAGAAAAGCATACTACTCTACCATCTAATTTTAGATGAAGAACCATATTCGTTTGTAAACTGGTTTAATCTAGGCCTCTCTTACTTTAATAGTGAAGAAGTAAAGAAATCCATCGATGCGTTTGATTTTGCTATTGTTATAAAAGATGATTTCGCCGGTGCATATTATAGCAAGGCATGTTCGTTAGCCTACCTCCAAAAGCATGAAGAAGCTATTGAGAACTACTTGGAAACGTTCAAGTACGAAACACCAGAGCCAATCACATACTACGCTTTAGGTGAATCATACGAACAACTGGATGACTTAAAAAATGCTTTTTCATACTACAAAAAATGCACAGATTTAGATCCTTTCTTTTCAGATGCATGGATTGGAATGTCGGCCACTTTCGATGAGAGTAATAAAGATATTAATGGTGTTGAGTTTATATTAAAGGCAATCGAAATAGAACCAGACAATTCAGAGTACTGGCACTTATATGCTGAAGTAAATTCTAAACTGAATCAATTCAACAAAGCGCTTAACGCATTTCGTCAAGCATTAAAGCTCGATCCAAATAATGGAAACCTATGGATTCATTATGCTAATTTCTTATCAGAGAACGATAAACACAGAGAAGCGATAATTGTACTACATAAAGCCATTGAATTAGAGCCAGAAAATGCATCTTTTTACTACGTTTTAGCTGCTTTTTTACTTCTCGATGATTGTATCCAAGAGGCGCTTTACTACTTAAAACCCGGACTATCACTCGATTACAAACTACACTACTTACTCTATCAATATATTCCTACAGCAAAGAACATAACAGTAGCTAGAAACATGATAGATTCTTATCTTTGAACCATGAATTTTGAACTAGATCACATTCCATTAAGACATGAGCTTCCTCGACAAGAAGGACTAACCATGGTAATGGACAAAGGAATAAGTTTGCGTGAAGCGCAAGACTTTAATGAAGTATCCGCTCCGTACACTGATTTCCTCAAATTAGGTTTTGGCACGTCTTACCTCACAAGCAACCTAAAAGAAAAAATTAAGCTCTACAAAGATGCCGGAATGATGGTATATGTAGGTGGCACTTTATTTGAAGCTTTTGTTGTTAGAGGCAAATTCGACGAATTCAGAAAAATGCTTGATGACTACGGTTTAAACTGTGCTGAAGTATCGGACGGTTCAATTGTTCTTCCTCACGACGAAAAACTGGAATACATCCACAAACTTAAAGGACAAGTAACAGTTGTATCTGAAGTAGGTTCGAAAGAAGCTGGCTTAATTATACATCCTAGCATATGGATTACTATGATGAACGCTGAGTTAGAAGCTGGATCTTTTAAAGTTATCGCTGAAGCTAGAGAAGGTGGAAACGTTGGAATATTTAGATCTAGTGGTAACGCACACACGATGCTCGTGAATAAAATATTAGATAACGTACCACAGAAACACGTTATCTGGGAAGCTCCTAAGAAGGAACAACAAGTATATTTCATCAAATTACTTGGAAGCAATGTTAACTTAGGGAACATTGCTGTAAACGAAGTTATCCCATTAGAGACTTTAAGATTAGGATTAAGAGGTGATACATTCTTGGATTATCTTCCAGCCGACATTCAGAAAAAACACGACGTTTGATGAAAAGCATTACAGTACAAGAGCTGAAATCCAAAATGGACAGCGGAGAAGATTTTCAATTAATTGATGTACGCGAACCAGACGAATACAATTTGGTAAATATTGACGGAGAGCTTATGCCACTTGGTCAAATCTTGGATTTTACAGACAAAGTATCTAAAGACAAACCTGTTATTGTACAATGCAAATCAGGTAGAAGATCACAACATGCCATTATGCAATTAGAAGCAGCTGGCGGATTTGACAATCTTTACAACTTAGAAGGTGGCATTTTAGCTTATGCTGAAGAAATCGACCTTTCTCTTCCAACTTATTAAACAGAAGTAAATGAACCCAACCTTCAAAGCCCTCATATCCGATGGCTTAAAAGGATTTGCAATGGGTGCTGCCAATGTTATTCCTGGTGTTTCAGGAGGAACTATTGCCGTAGTAACAGGCATCTATGAAAAACTACTCAACTCCGTTAAGTCAATCGATCTTGACGCACTCAAACTAATTTTTAAAGGCGATTTCAAAGGATTCGCAAATCACATTAACCTAACATTCCTGGCCTCAATTGGAATAGGTGGTGTACTTAGTGTTGTAACACTCGCCAAACTTTTCAAAATGCTTTTGGTAGACCATGCTCTATTTCTATGGTCTTTTTTCTTTGGATTAATCTTGGCTTCGGTATACTATTTAGCTCGTACTGTTAGTAAAATATCCGCTAAAACTATTTCTTTTTTTATTCTAGGTACCGTTATCGCCTTGAGTATATCAATGCTTACACCAGGAGCCGAAAACGACAGCACTTGGTATCTATTGATATGCGGAATCGTTGCCATCTGCAGCATGATATTACCTGGACTGTCTGGATCATATATACTTATCCTCTTAGGCAACTACCAATTAATTATGATTGAAGCAATCGCTTCATTTAACCTTAAAGTAATTATTCCTGTTGGCGCTGGATGCATTGTCGGACTACTTGTATTTTCACATGTATTATCTTGGTTATTTTCCAAATTTAAAGATGCCACCATCTCCTTGCTTAGTGGATTTATCCTAGGGTCTCTTTTAATTCTATGGCCATGGAAAAACGAAGTTTTCTTAACCGACACGACAGGAGAATTAATATTAAGAAAAGGTAAACCAGTTCAGTCGAGCTACGAATGGTTTATACCTGAATCTCTAAACATGGAAGTTTCTATTGCCATTGGCTTAATGATCGCAGGATGTGTGACCATCTTCTTAATGGAGAAATTATCAAACAAATAAGCCATGAAACAATTCGGACTAATCGGTTTTCCGCTTTCCCACTCTTTTTCTAAAAACTACTTCACGGAGAAATTCAAAAAAGAGAACATATCTGATTGCCATTACGAATTATATCCTATTGAAGATATTAGTGCCTTTCCAGACTTAATAAGAAACACACCTAATCTCGTTGGGCTCAACGTTACTATACCTTATAAGGAAGTAGTGAT is a window of Flavobacteriales bacterium DNA encoding:
- a CDS encoding phosphosulfolactate synthase, with translation MNFELDHIPLRHELPRQEGLTMVMDKGISLREAQDFNEVSAPYTDFLKLGFGTSYLTSNLKEKIKLYKDAGMMVYVGGTLFEAFVVRGKFDEFRKMLDDYGLNCAEVSDGSIVLPHDEKLEYIHKLKGQVTVVSEVGSKEAGLIIHPSIWITMMNAELEAGSFKVIAEAREGGNVGIFRSSGNAHTMLVNKILDNVPQKHVIWEAPKKEQQVYFIKLLGSNVNLGNIAVNEVIPLETLRLGLRGDTFLDYLPADIQKKHDV
- a CDS encoding tetratricopeptide repeat protein; its protein translation is MTEEPSNNNPKQVKSQIERFEHMVADDDIQFIDIDDMEVIAGYYMDTFRYTRALNAINIGISMHPFSSTLLLWKAQVLLSDGKTDEAIESLIQIEVLEPTNSEMYLLKGIINSRKKYHQDAIECYKMAIINQESPMDEPYLALAEEYKLLEDFNSAKECLEKAYEIDEDNLDTIQDLAYCYDHLGNFKKSILLYHLILDEEPYSFVNWFNLGLSYFNSEEVKKSIDAFDFAIVIKDDFAGAYYSKACSLAYLQKHEEAIENYLETFKYETPEPITYYALGESYEQLDDLKNAFSYYKKCTDLDPFFSDAWIGMSATFDESNKDINGVEFILKAIEIEPDNSEYWHLYAEVNSKLNQFNKALNAFRQALKLDPNNGNLWIHYANFLSENDKHREAIIVLHKAIELEPENASFYYVLAAFLLLDDCIQEALYYLKPGLSLDYKLHYLLYQYIPTAKNITVARNMIDSYL
- a CDS encoding DUF368 domain-containing protein; its protein translation is MNPTFKALISDGLKGFAMGAANVIPGVSGGTIAVVTGIYEKLLNSVKSIDLDALKLIFKGDFKGFANHINLTFLASIGIGGVLSVVTLAKLFKMLLVDHALFLWSFFFGLILASVYYLARTVSKISAKTISFFILGTVIALSISMLTPGAENDSTWYLLICGIVAICSMILPGLSGSYILILLGNYQLIMIEAIASFNLKVIIPVGAGCIVGLLVFSHVLSWLFSKFKDATISLLSGFILGSLLILWPWKNEVFLTDTTGELILRKGKPVQSSYEWFIPESLNMEVSIAIGLMIAGCVTIFLMEKLSNK
- a CDS encoding rhodanese-like domain-containing protein, with protein sequence MKSITVQELKSKMDSGEDFQLIDVREPDEYNLVNIDGELMPLGQILDFTDKVSKDKPVIVQCKSGRRSQHAIMQLEAAGGFDNLYNLEGGILAYAEEIDLSLPTY